TGGGTTTACTTTTAGTAAATTGTCTTTATGCTTTATGACTCTTTTGAGAGCGATTTTTGCGAAATATTTTGAATCATAATTTTTATTTAATTCATAATTACCTAGACCCTCCCCAGTATCAATTAGCTTAGAGAAAGTAATCTGTTTTTCATTGCTTTCTTTATAACATCCTCCCATTTGTGGGGGTAAATCATGAGAGTGAGTATGAAAATCTCCTTGAGTGCCTCTATAAGCACTTGTCCCTTCAAAAAGAGTAAGCCAGTTAGCTATATGAGGGTAATTAGATCTTAAATTAAACCCTTTATAATAAATTAGTGATGCATTCATTCTCTCCATATAGGGAATAAAAATTATATCTCCAACACCAGGCTCCATATCACCCGTATTAGATACTGATGGATCAATAAACCCTGAGTTTGATCTACTTAAGATTTCATCTAGTTTAGAAATCGATTCTTTAAATCTTTTTTTTCTAAAAGAGTTATCTATAAAATTTAAGCTTTCTCGGCAGAGCCAATTACACCAGGATCTGAAAATTTCTCTTTCTAATTCTCGAATTTTGAAAAGGTGACTAGATGTTATAAAAGATCCAAGTGCTCCAAATTCATTTTCTAAAAAAGCTATGATATCGTCGCTTTCAGTTATAACTTGACCTTTAAATTCAATTG
This window of the Prochlorococcus marinus XMU1410 genome carries:
- a CDS encoding glutathione S-transferase family protein codes for the protein MNEILSWDDLNKFEVEDHDRVHGINNSYANLRLFGHSENDLLVTLYRDRHSWCPYCQKIWLWLEFKKIPYRVKKINMFCYGQKESWFLEKVRSGKLPAIEFKGQVITESDDIIAFLENEFGALGSFITSSHLFKIRELEREIFRSWCNWLCRESLNFIDNSFRKKRFKESISKLDEILSRSNSGFIDPSVSNTGDMEPGVGDIIFIPYMERMNASLIYYKGFNLRSNYPHIANWLTLFEGTSAYRGTQGDFHTHSHDLPPQMGGCYKESNEKQITFSKLIDTGEGLGNYELNKNYDSKYFAKIALKRVIKHKDNLLKVNPYNKESFEESLRSALTHMITGEVLIPKKLSGNSLRYLKNRISVPRDMPIISARLLRQSLNKIESLSDINKIDKIPCRHRYDQDPRNFISI